Proteins encoded together in one Anaerolineales bacterium window:
- a CDS encoding ATP-binding protein has product MPSNVASTNPIARLFKPDLSRDLFRVLADTTDDALIVLSGDAGRLLTCNHAFLLISEYARSDVEGMDLTLLFPGEPGQRVAVGLRSSTPHRETILEDTLLERRSSGPLEVDLRAVAVGAARSAIVARLRPSAQRRTADEQDQAQRARLSALGGMAAALEADAADSSARVLALARDLLGCDVVGMYRLSPTAPEYLRVGDLPASFPSSLPPAQLEPLRQESTWMIGQRPSHPIHKAARAAGLAALQAATIGEPDAWIGVAFAGWKAAEQVPQEAAALLGLVASLSHAALRLAGLAAQATAQAAEGGQAGRELEAVFGVAAEAFLTLDRDLRVRRCNQAAADLLGYQPVELINLPVNDLLISPDDLTATLLDAAGHRRVGERPQLILHRRDGTPFPAHIRVAPIEHGEEVYLAVSIQDLSEREALAGQSEVLSQRAILGEVSAIFAHEVRNPINNISTGIQLVASRLGEQHPLYPSLDRVHKECNRLDQLMRDVLLFARPLELKMEPVDLAGMVEMLLQRWRPRLGQAQIRPHAELQPSLPKVPADPRAMEQVLVNLISNAIQAMPDGGTLSVRLSSKPATASSEMVELQIADTGPGIPADQVARIFDPFFTTKKDGTGLGLAISRRIVAAHKGSIQAESYPGAGTLFTVRLPSGPPAGHGKGR; this is encoded by the coding sequence TTGCCATCCAACGTCGCCTCGACCAACCCGATCGCCCGGCTGTTCAAGCCTGACCTTTCTCGAGACCTCTTCCGCGTGTTGGCCGACACGACCGACGACGCGCTGATCGTGCTCAGCGGCGATGCCGGCCGTCTGCTTACCTGCAACCACGCCTTCCTGCTGATCTCGGAGTACGCCCGCAGCGACGTCGAGGGCATGGACCTGACCCTGCTGTTCCCCGGCGAGCCGGGGCAGCGAGTGGCTGTTGGCCTGAGGTCATCCACTCCGCACCGCGAAACCATCCTCGAGGACACCCTGCTCGAGCGGCGCTCGAGCGGACCCCTGGAGGTGGACCTACGTGCCGTTGCGGTCGGCGCGGCTCGCTCGGCGATCGTCGCCCGCCTGCGCCCATCCGCTCAGCGCCGGACCGCCGACGAGCAAGACCAAGCCCAGCGCGCCCGGCTGTCCGCGCTGGGCGGCATGGCTGCCGCCCTGGAAGCCGACGCCGCCGATAGCTCTGCGCGGGTGCTAGCATTGGCGCGGGACCTGCTCGGGTGCGACGTCGTGGGCATGTACCGACTGTCGCCGACGGCCCCGGAGTATCTGCGGGTCGGGGACCTCCCGGCAAGCTTCCCGTCGTCCCTGCCCCCGGCGCAACTCGAGCCCCTCCGCCAAGAATCGACGTGGATGATCGGCCAACGTCCCAGCCACCCGATCCACAAGGCCGCCAGAGCCGCAGGCCTGGCAGCGTTACAGGCCGCCACAATTGGAGAGCCGGACGCCTGGATCGGCGTGGCCTTCGCCGGCTGGAAAGCCGCCGAACAGGTGCCGCAGGAGGCAGCGGCCCTGCTGGGCCTGGTGGCCAGCCTGTCCCATGCAGCCCTACGCCTGGCTGGCCTTGCAGCCCAAGCGACGGCGCAGGCCGCCGAGGGAGGGCAAGCCGGGCGTGAGCTCGAAGCCGTCTTTGGTGTCGCCGCCGAGGCCTTCCTCACTCTGGACCGAGACCTGCGGGTCCGGCGCTGCAACCAGGCTGCGGCCGACCTGCTGGGCTACCAGCCGGTGGAGCTGATCAATCTGCCGGTGAATGATCTTCTGATCAGCCCCGATGATCTGACCGCGACCCTACTGGATGCCGCCGGGCACCGCCGTGTCGGTGAACGCCCGCAGCTCATCCTGCACCGCCGCGACGGCACCCCTTTCCCGGCGCACATCCGCGTCGCTCCGATCGAGCACGGCGAGGAGGTCTATCTGGCAGTGTCGATCCAGGATCTCTCCGAGAGGGAGGCGCTGGCGGGCCAGAGCGAGGTCCTGTCCCAGCGCGCGATCCTAGGAGAAGTCAGCGCCATCTTCGCCCATGAGGTCCGGAATCCCATCAACAACATCAGCACCGGGATCCAGCTCGTCGCTTCCCGGCTGGGCGAACAGCATCCCCTGTACCCCTCCCTCGACCGGGTCCACAAGGAATGCAACCGGCTCGATCAACTCATGCGCGACGTCCTGCTGTTCGCCCGTCCGCTGGAACTCAAGATGGAGCCGGTGGACCTGGCGGGGATGGTCGAGATGCTGCTGCAACGCTGGCGGCCGCGCCTTGGGCAGGCGCAGATCCGCCCGCACGCGGAGCTGCAGCCTAGCCTGCCGAAGGTCCCGGCCGACCCGCGGGCCATGGAGCAGGTCCTGGTCAACCTGATTTCGAACGCCATCCAGGCCATGCCCGACGGGGGGACGCTGTCGGTTCGGCTATCGTCCAAACCGGCTACCGCCTCCAGCGAGATGGTCGAGCTGCAGATCGCCGACACCGGCCCCGGCATTCCGGCCGACCAGGTCGCCCGGATCTTCGATCCGTTCTTCACAACCAAGAAGGATGGCACCGGACTCGGCCTTGCCATCAGCCGGCGCATCGTCGCAGCCCACAAGGGGAGCATTCAGGCCGAGTCGTACCCCGGTGCCGGCACTCTGTTTACCGTTCGCCTACCTTCGGGCCCGCCGGCCGGCCACGGGAAGGGCAGATGA
- the trmFO gene encoding methylenetetrahydrofolate--tRNA-(uracil(54)-C(5))-methyltransferase (FADH(2)-oxidizing) TrmFO, which produces MASEVLVIGGGLAGSEAAWQAAEMGLHVTLAEMRPLTPTGAHQTDRLAELVCSNSLGSSLPDRPSGVLLGELRRLDSLLVRCAQQVSVPAGGALAVDRAAFSALVTEAIERHPRIRLERREVLEIPPGWVVCATGPLTSLALADSLARLTGEAYLYFFDAIAPIVEASSLDMQVVYRASRFARGETLAGDYLNCPLDEGEYDAFVTALRTAERIPLRQFEQDLRHGVRAGAGTYFEGCLPLEVMAERGPKSLAFGPLRPIGLRDPRTGLRPHAVVQLRQEDREATSYNLVGFQTNLTYAEQQRVFRLIPGLGSAQFFRYGQMHRNTFVNAPAVLLPTLQLRRRPDLLLAGQLSGVEGYLGNIATGLLAGRNVARLAAGEPAWILPQETMIGALCHYVTSASPDTFQPMKANLGILSGLGEQAPKARRERASLLARRAADCMERYLGEHSPSSYAHSHD; this is translated from the coding sequence ATGGCATCTGAGGTGCTGGTCATTGGCGGGGGTCTGGCGGGGTCGGAGGCGGCCTGGCAGGCGGCGGAAATGGGCCTTCACGTCACGCTGGCGGAAATGCGGCCGCTCACGCCGACCGGGGCCCACCAGACCGATCGCTTGGCGGAGCTGGTGTGCTCCAATTCGCTTGGATCGAGCCTGCCGGACCGTCCCTCGGGTGTCTTGCTGGGGGAACTGCGCCGGCTGGACTCATTGCTGGTGAGGTGTGCGCAGCAAGTCTCGGTGCCGGCCGGGGGTGCGCTCGCCGTTGACCGAGCGGCGTTCTCGGCCTTGGTGACAGAGGCCATCGAGCGCCATCCGCGCATCCGCCTTGAACGCCGGGAGGTCCTCGAGATCCCGCCGGGCTGGGTGGTGTGTGCCACCGGCCCGCTGACCTCGCTGGCCCTGGCCGACTCCTTGGCCCGCCTAACGGGCGAGGCCTACCTGTACTTCTTCGACGCGATCGCCCCGATCGTTGAAGCCTCCAGCCTGGACATGCAGGTCGTCTATCGCGCCTCGCGCTTCGCCCGCGGCGAAACCCTCGCAGGCGATTACCTGAACTGCCCGCTGGATGAGGGCGAGTACGACGCCTTCGTCACGGCCCTGCGAACCGCCGAGCGGATCCCCTTGCGCCAATTCGAGCAGGACTTGCGGCACGGGGTGAGGGCGGGGGCCGGCACCTACTTCGAGGGCTGTCTCCCGCTGGAGGTGATGGCGGAGCGCGGTCCGAAGTCCCTGGCGTTCGGTCCCTTGCGTCCGATTGGATTGCGGGATCCACGAACTGGCCTACGACCCCACGCCGTTGTGCAACTCCGCCAGGAGGACCGAGAGGCAACCTCGTACAACCTTGTGGGATTCCAGACCAACCTGACCTACGCCGAGCAGCAGCGGGTCTTCCGGCTGATCCCCGGCCTGGGTTCGGCGCAGTTCTTCCGCTACGGCCAGATGCATCGCAACACCTTCGTCAACGCGCCCGCCGTGTTGCTGCCCACGCTTCAGCTGCGCCGACGACCTGATCTGTTGTTGGCTGGCCAGCTGTCGGGGGTGGAGGGCTACTTGGGCAACATTGCCACTGGCCTGCTAGCCGGGCGCAATGTCGCCCGATTGGCAGCCGGCGAGCCTGCCTGGATTCTGCCGCAGGAGACGATGATCGGGGCGCTGTGCCACTACGTGACTTCGGCCTCGCCGGATACGTTTCAACCGATGAAAGCCAACCTGGGGATTCTGTCGGGGTTGGGTGAGCAGGCACCGAAGGCGCGCCGCGAGCGGGCTAGCTTGTTGGCGAGGCGGGCGGCCGATTGCATGGAGAGATATTTGGGTGAGCACTCTCCTAGCAGCTATGCGCATAGCCACGACTAG
- a CDS encoding M28 family peptidase, giving the protein MSPATPGVFDGERALADVATQVGRGPRIPGSAAHFQTGEWILGELRAAGWETSVQEFAFRGVRLRNLIGRAGPARPGGILLGAHYDTRPQADREATSTGSPVPGANDGASGVAVLLELARLLPIADLNQPVAVVFFDGEDSGRIDGWPWILGSTEYVARSQQLPATAVIVDMVGDADLQLYLEQNSNPELAAELWGIGEELGNQAFIPVPGHRLVDDHTPFVQAGIPAVVIIDLDYPYWHTTQDSLDKVSADSLAQVGGTLLTWLERLALDS; this is encoded by the coding sequence TTGTCGCCCGCTACACCAGGCGTATTCGACGGAGAGCGAGCGCTTGCGGACGTCGCAACCCAAGTCGGGCGGGGACCACGGATCCCTGGGAGTGCGGCGCACTTCCAGACGGGCGAGTGGATCCTGGGCGAGCTGCGGGCCGCCGGCTGGGAGACAAGCGTCCAGGAGTTCGCGTTTCGAGGTGTCCGGCTGCGGAACCTGATCGGCCGCGCCGGGCCTGCCAGGCCGGGTGGCATCCTGCTGGGCGCACACTACGACACGAGGCCGCAGGCTGACCGAGAGGCGACATCGACAGGTTCACCTGTGCCGGGCGCCAACGACGGAGCGTCCGGGGTCGCTGTGCTTCTAGAGTTGGCGCGCCTCCTTCCGATTGCTGACCTGAACCAGCCCGTGGCGGTTGTGTTCTTTGATGGAGAAGACAGCGGGCGGATCGACGGTTGGCCTTGGATCCTCGGCTCGACAGAGTATGTCGCCCGCAGCCAGCAACTACCGGCCACAGCGGTGATCGTCGACATGGTCGGAGATGCCGACCTGCAGCTGTACCTGGAGCAGAACTCCAACCCGGAACTGGCGGCTGAACTGTGGGGAATTGGCGAGGAGCTGGGGAACCAGGCCTTCATCCCCGTGCCCGGCCACAGGCTGGTCGACGATCACACCCCGTTCGTCCAGGCGGGGATCCCGGCCGTCGTCATCATTGACCTCGACTACCCCTACTGGCATACAACCCAGGACAGCTTGGACAAGGTCTCGGCCGATAGCCTGGCTCAAGTCGGTGGGACACTTTTGACCTGGCTCGAGCGCCTGGCCCTTGACTCCTGA